From Bacteroidia bacterium, the proteins below share one genomic window:
- a CDS encoding T9SS type A sorting domain-containing protein codes for MKKNYLGKSIMMVALLFFCSVTGFGQNDTMLRVKFMSEVLPNLPDGSYSIVIELVEGDAVTTTVNHPGYFVYTNTDYPTPGEPYVADVYLFPEEGYELILDEEQLSTLIEEIDSETEKSAVLLYPNPTSDEVTLQWKKGFQSSDVKVYDINGKLIAQRVWKKESSLTLNTSAWAEGTYFIQIETGEQERMYMKLVINK; via the coding sequence ATGAAAAAAAATTACTTAGGAAAATCCATTATGATGGTAGCCTTGTTATTCTTTTGTTCAGTAACAGGGTTTGGGCAAAACGACACAATGCTTCGTGTCAAATTTATGTCAGAGGTATTACCGAATTTACCTGACGGTTCCTATAGTATTGTGATAGAACTGGTAGAAGGAGATGCTGTAACTACAACAGTTAATCACCCGGGATATTTTGTCTATACCAATACAGACTACCCTACACCGGGAGAACCTTATGTTGCAGATGTTTACCTTTTCCCTGAGGAGGGGTATGAACTCATTCTTGATGAGGAACAACTGAGTACCCTTATTGAAGAAATTGACTCAGAAACTGAAAAATCAGCCGTATTGCTTTACCCTAACCCTACCTCAGACGAAGTAACCCTGCAATGGAAAAAAGGGTTTCAGTCTTCCGATGTAAAGGTGTATGACATAAACGGAAAGCTAATCGCCCAAAGGGTATGGAAAAAAGAAAGTTCTCTTACCCTGAACACAAGCGCGTGGGCAGAGGGTACTTACTTTATTCAGATAGAAACAGGCGAGCAGGAAAGAATGTACATGAAACTTGTTATCAATAAATAA
- the metG gene encoding methionine--tRNA ligase: MKNKENTQRFLVTSALPYANGPLHIGHIAGCYLPADIYVRFLKSQGKEVKFICGSDEHGMAITMRARKEGKKPQEIVDFYNAQIKKAFEDFGIIFDIYSRTSKPIHHKTAQDFFLTLYQKGIFEEKESEQYYDEEAKQFLADRYIKGTCPKCGFTEAYGDQCEKCGTSLNPTDLINPVSTLTGKKPSLKKTKNWYLPLEKFQHTLEEYIQSKKDYWKPNVYGQCSSWLKEGLQARAMTRDLDWGIKVPLAEADGKVLYVWFDAPIGYISATKEILPESWEDFWQKEDTALIQFIGKDNIVFHCLIFPAMLAAHGDYILPENVPANEFLNLEGNKISTSRNWAVWLHEYLEDFPHKQDELRYVLTSIAPETSDSEFTWKDYQSRVNNELVAILGNFVNRVITLIHKYYDGVAPILNTSEINPELHKEIETAYTKTKEHTESYRFRQGLNAAMELARFGNRFITAQEPWKKIKTDPIQVKQDLAACLLITAHLGRVLYAYLPKTSNKIWQLLNLPTSALSDWNAELLFSEGHLIKQADLLFQKIEDSEIEKQLVKLQKSAQQNIAQTKVEDTQTEISFDEFQKMDLRTAVITHAEVVPNTDKLLKLEIDLGYEKRTIVSGIAAHYTPAQAIGNTVLIIANLAPRKIKGIESKGMILMAEEDGKLSFMRPEKTFKGGAKVK, translated from the coding sequence ATGAAGAATAAAGAAAACACCCAGCGATTTCTGGTTACATCTGCTCTTCCTTATGCAAACGGACCTCTCCATATTGGACATATTGCAGGATGCTATCTTCCGGCCGATATTTACGTTCGCTTTCTTAAGTCACAGGGCAAAGAAGTAAAATTTATTTGCGGCAGCGATGAACATGGAATGGCTATCACAATGCGAGCAAGGAAAGAAGGGAAAAAACCACAAGAAATTGTGGATTTTTACAATGCTCAAATAAAAAAAGCTTTTGAAGACTTCGGGATTATATTTGACATCTATTCCCGTACCAGCAAGCCAATACACCACAAAACAGCACAAGACTTTTTTCTGACTTTGTATCAAAAAGGGATTTTTGAAGAAAAAGAATCAGAACAATATTATGATGAAGAAGCTAAACAATTTTTAGCAGACAGATACATTAAAGGAACCTGCCCAAAATGTGGTTTTACAGAAGCCTATGGCGACCAATGTGAAAAATGCGGCACATCACTCAATCCAACCGACTTAATTAACCCGGTATCAACTCTTACAGGTAAAAAACCAAGTTTAAAGAAAACCAAGAATTGGTACTTGCCCTTAGAAAAATTCCAACATACCTTAGAAGAATATATTCAAAGTAAAAAAGATTATTGGAAACCAAATGTTTACGGGCAGTGTAGTTCGTGGCTAAAAGAAGGGTTGCAAGCTCGTGCTATGACAAGGGACTTGGACTGGGGCATAAAGGTACCGCTTGCAGAAGCAGATGGCAAAGTGCTTTATGTCTGGTTTGATGCCCCTATTGGATATATTTCAGCAACCAAAGAGATTCTGCCTGAATCTTGGGAAGATTTTTGGCAAAAGGAAGATACGGCTCTTATACAATTTATCGGAAAGGATAATATTGTTTTTCATTGCTTGATTTTCCCCGCCATGTTAGCCGCACACGGTGATTATATTTTACCTGAGAATGTTCCGGCAAATGAATTTTTAAACTTAGAGGGCAATAAAATTTCTACTTCTCGTAATTGGGCAGTATGGCTGCATGAATATTTAGAGGATTTTCCACACAAACAAGATGAATTGCGCTATGTACTGACATCCATTGCTCCCGAAACTTCTGACAGTGAATTTACATGGAAAGATTACCAATCAAGGGTCAACAATGAATTAGTGGCTATACTCGGCAATTTTGTAAATAGAGTCATTACTTTAATTCATAAATACTATGACGGTGTCGCGCCAATTTTAAATACATCCGAAATCAATCCGGAATTACACAAAGAGATTGAAACAGCTTATACTAAAACAAAGGAACACACCGAATCTTATCGTTTTAGACAAGGGTTAAATGCAGCGATGGAACTTGCTCGCTTTGGCAATCGGTTTATCACCGCTCAAGAACCATGGAAAAAGATTAAAACAGACCCCATTCAAGTAAAACAAGACTTAGCTGCATGTTTATTAATTACTGCCCACTTAGGGAGGGTGTTGTATGCGTATTTACCTAAAACCAGTAATAAAATATGGCAATTACTCAACTTGCCGACTTCTGCTCTTTCAGATTGGAATGCTGAACTCCTTTTTTCGGAAGGTCACTTAATAAAGCAAGCCGATTTATTGTTTCAAAAAATTGAAGATTCCGAAATTGAAAAACAGTTAGTTAAGCTTCAAAAATCAGCTCAACAAAATATTGCACAAACAAAAGTCGAAGACACGCAGACAGAAATTAGTTTTGATGAGTTTCAAAAAATGGATTTACGTACTGCTGTTATTACCCATGCAGAAGTGGTTCCAAATACTGATAAATTATTGAAGTTAGAAATTGATTTGGGATATGAGAAGCGTACCATTGTCAGTGGTATCGCAGCACATTACACACCTGCACAAGCAATAGGTAATACTGTATTAATCATAGCAAACTTAGCTCCCAGAAAAATCAAAGGGATTGAATCTAAAGGGATGATTCTCATGGCGGAAGAAGATGGCAAACTCTCTTTTATGCGCCCTGAAAAGACATTCAAAGGAGGAGCAAAAGTGAAATAA
- a CDS encoding T9SS type A sorting domain-containing protein — protein sequence MLKRKGFALILLLATTIAYGQHTTWFTVSNGYSGRGTILLHKDTVITVTAGVGEYVWKTYIHVNYHSLYSGQLFKTDTLDITRITGDSTVNNGLSSRTALIDSFGNLQVGFSYGDRSVGETGKWQSGIFNVNPFQKTGHYLGVDTFTTHVLNYIEINGIRYAITVWHMYISPLNGINNFNLVKLKGEDEVSLVRQQINTLTYQTHIEGVYADNQDIGNVFLSTVDMWCFASTPRCYQNDVVKMDTNGNILWTCRPNNNDSFNTSFFQMVQKPDGNILCSWSDHSYAQSGPVVGAKINENTTVWFAEIEYETGQVLWRKNIRQFLEWRMIPQTTDDPRFKNAQDIYFCDVQLTEDGHIVWVGYRYILYPEPNYWKRIPALLKTDLEANPVWYREYDLVPDDTGDKGMQVFNFVQTPDNGFILTGEYLNRFGEFSGGELWQKTALLRLDSKGCLTPGCDATDNVATVKPSVSLCLVYPNPVNSEIKIQYPENMPSYWTVQLTDILGKTVYHSEEALTSIPVQDLSAGVYFLYLQQQNSFHYETHKIIIER from the coding sequence ATGTTAAAGCGAAAGGGATTTGCCTTAATCCTGCTCTTGGCAACAACCATTGCTTACGGACAGCATACTACATGGTTTACTGTAAGCAATGGTTATAGTGGGCGTGGTACTATTCTTCTTCATAAAGATACTGTTATTACAGTAACAGCAGGAGTAGGAGAATATGTATGGAAAACTTACATACACGTCAATTATCATTCGCTTTATTCAGGGCAGTTATTTAAAACAGATACCTTAGATATAACCCGGATAACAGGTGATTCTACGGTTAATAACGGGTTGTCCTCTCGTACTGCTTTGATAGATTCTTTTGGTAATTTGCAAGTCGGGTTCAGCTATGGCGATAGGTCAGTGGGGGAAACAGGCAAATGGCAGTCAGGAATATTTAATGTCAATCCCTTTCAGAAAACAGGTCATTACCTGGGCGTGGACACTTTTACTACTCATGTATTAAACTATATAGAAATTAACGGAATCCGATATGCTATTACTGTATGGCATATGTACATTAGCCCCCTAAATGGCATAAATAACTTTAATCTTGTTAAACTAAAAGGAGAAGACGAGGTGAGTTTAGTCAGGCAGCAGATTAACACCCTAACTTATCAGACACATATAGAAGGAGTATATGCAGACAATCAAGATATAGGCAATGTATTCTTATCAACGGTTGATATGTGGTGTTTTGCCTCAACACCCCGTTGTTATCAGAACGATGTAGTAAAAATGGATACCAACGGTAATATTCTATGGACGTGCAGACCCAATAACAATGACAGCTTTAATACTTCATTTTTTCAGATGGTACAGAAGCCTGACGGGAACATTCTATGCAGTTGGTCTGACCATTCCTATGCCCAATCGGGACCTGTGGTCGGGGCAAAGATTAATGAAAACACAACTGTTTGGTTTGCAGAGATAGAGTATGAAACGGGTCAGGTGCTGTGGAGGAAAAACATCAGGCAGTTTTTGGAATGGAGAATGATACCTCAGACAACAGACGACCCAAGGTTCAAAAATGCTCAGGACATATATTTTTGCGATGTACAACTGACAGAAGACGGGCATATAGTTTGGGTGGGGTATCGTTATATACTATACCCTGAACCGAATTACTGGAAACGAATACCTGCTTTGCTGAAAACCGACCTTGAAGCCAATCCCGTGTGGTACAGAGAATATGATTTAGTTCCTGATGATACAGGGGACAAGGGTATGCAGGTATTTAACTTTGTACAAACACCTGACAATGGATTTATACTTACAGGAGAATACCTAAACCGTTTTGGGGAGTTTAGTGGCGGAGAACTTTGGCAGAAAACAGCCTTGTTGAGGTTAGACAGCAAGGGGTGTCTAACACCGGGCTGCGATGCTACGGATAACGTAGCAACTGTTAAGCCCTCTGTATCGCTATGCCTTGTCTATCCCAATCCCGTAAATTCCGAAATCAAAATTCAGTACCCCGAAAATATGCCCTCTTACTGGACTGTTCAGCTAACGGATATATTGGGCAAAACTGTTTATCATTCAGAAGAAGCCTTAACATCTATTCCTGTCCAAGACCTGTCCGCAGGTGTTTATTTCTTATATTTGCAACAACAAAACAGTTTTCACTATGAAACACATAAGATTATTATTGAGCGTTAG
- a CDS encoding recombinase family protein codes for MTKVITYVRVSTDEQAQHGYSLRDQQDKLNTYCNLKGYKIMHRFSEDYSAKTFNRPTFNALLSFLKQNKGQVNKLVFLKWDRFSRNSIEALMTIQKLGNLGVLCEGIEQPLDMDVPENKLLQMIYLATPEIENDRRGMNTANGIRRALKEGRYCNVAPFGYKYSRDEKNKPILIPNGHKAELVKEAFEQFCTGLYSKEQIRKKLTPKGMTLSRSRFATLFDNLIYTGKITVPAHKNEPEQIV; via the coding sequence ATGACAAAGGTAATTACCTATGTACGGGTATCCACCGATGAACAGGCGCAACACGGATACAGCCTGCGCGACCAACAGGACAAACTCAATACTTATTGTAATCTGAAAGGCTACAAAATCATGCACAGGTTTTCAGAGGACTATTCCGCAAAGACCTTTAACCGCCCCACTTTTAATGCCCTGCTTTCTTTCTTGAAACAAAACAAAGGACAGGTAAACAAACTCGTCTTTCTGAAATGGGACAGGTTCAGCCGTAACTCCATAGAAGCCCTGATGACCATACAGAAGTTAGGCAATTTGGGTGTTCTTTGCGAAGGCATAGAGCAACCTTTGGATATGGACGTACCCGAAAACAAGCTGCTGCAAATGATATACCTCGCCACCCCCGAAATAGAAAACGACCGCAGAGGCATGAACACTGCCAACGGAATAAGAAGAGCCTTAAAAGAAGGCAGGTACTGCAACGTAGCCCCCTTCGGATACAAATACAGCCGCGATGAAAAAAACAAACCTATCCTGATACCTAACGGACACAAAGCGGAATTAGTCAAAGAAGCGTTTGAACAGTTTTGCACAGGCTTATACTCAAAAGAGCAAATCCGTAAGAAACTTACTCCCAAAGGCATGACCCTTTCACGGAGCAGGTTCGCCACCCTGTTTGACAACCTTATTTATACAGGTAAGATTACAGTCCCCGCCCATAAGAACGAACCTGAACAGATAGTATAG
- a CDS encoding T9SS type A sorting domain-containing protein — protein sequence MKHIRLLLSVSLVLLIGKPAKAQTFFEDSTYYFVYQDAYSLTPGLDFGTYCKELLRIDSIGDMGEYYTVERTPYKPFWGYDSLTYKLRVFNDKVYLSGFLTNNNNDSFEINDLLIYDFTLDIGDTMFVSDTLSGLYYGLILDTIVDITYLDGISRETFYWSVIDPHNEFNNIKLDYTVKGIGSNRGLVYFELLVRRTGWQGLVSACKDNTPIYLNNPTHYPIDVEDACNEDTIRSRVISVEHIISIPLKIYPNPAQTELFLQEIPLHSAYRILNVVGAEVTKGVYEGNAIPVSALPQGVYLLQIQTQEQVWQARFVKE from the coding sequence ATGAAACACATAAGATTATTATTGAGCGTTAGTTTGGTGCTGTTGATTGGCAAGCCCGCAAAAGCACAAACTTTCTTTGAAGATAGTACTTATTATTTTGTATATCAAGATGCTTATTCACTCACGCCTGGTTTGGACTTTGGTACTTATTGCAAAGAATTGTTGAGGATTGATTCGATTGGAGATATGGGGGAGTATTATACTGTTGAAAGAACCCCGTATAAACCCTTTTGGGGTTATGATTCGCTCACATACAAGTTGCGGGTTTTTAATGACAAAGTTTATCTTTCTGGTTTTTTGACAAACAACAATAACGATTCATTTGAAATAAATGACCTGCTTATTTATGACTTTACGCTGGATATTGGCGATACAATGTTTGTTTCTGATACGTTAAGCGGATTGTATTATGGCTTGATTTTAGACACTATTGTAGATATAACGTATTTAGACGGGATTTCAAGAGAGACATTCTATTGGTCTGTTATAGACCCTCACAATGAGTTCAATAATATCAAGTTAGATTATACTGTAAAAGGGATTGGTTCAAACAGGGGCTTAGTTTACTTTGAACTTTTGGTCAGACGAACTGGTTGGCAAGGGCTGGTATCCGCTTGTAAAGACAACACCCCTATTTACTTAAATAACCCTACACATTATCCGATTGACGTTGAGGACGCTTGTAATGAGGATACAATTCGGTCAAGGGTTATTAGTGTAGAACATATTATTTCAATACCCCTTAAAATCTACCCCAATCCCGCCCAAACCGAACTCTTTTTACAGGAAATCCCCCTACATTCAGCATACAGAATTTTGAACGTTGTAGGAGCAGAAGTAACAAAAGGTGTTTATGAGGGTAATGCAATCCCTGTTTCAGCCTTGCCACAAGGTGTTTACCTGCTTCAAATCCAAACACAGGAGCAGGTGTGGCAGGCAAGGTTTGTGAAGGAGTAG